A stretch of the Flavobacterium aquiphilum genome encodes the following:
- a CDS encoding murein L,D-transpeptidase catalytic domain family protein has protein sequence MIYKIFIVIIFLFASFSFKSDTEVSPKITTKKLIVSNVLSNIDSKIHSIYDSLQTNQFQLPNEECFAEALKGFYALKEKGAIKKDILTLIDFSLSSNSKRLWIIDLATDQILFQSLVAHGRNTGEEFANNFSNSPESFKSSLGFYVTGEVYNGKHGISLKLDGLEKGINDSARKRAVVVHGADYVSESFIKQHNRLGRSQGCPAVPVEFASEIISMIKDQSCLYIYHPSLNNLKQPRLIS, from the coding sequence ATGATTTATAAGATTTTTATCGTAATAATATTTCTATTCGCTTCTTTCTCGTTTAAAAGTGATACCGAAGTTTCCCCTAAAATAACAACAAAAAAATTAATTGTTTCAAATGTGCTGTCAAATATTGACAGTAAGATCCACTCCATTTATGATTCTCTGCAAACCAATCAGTTTCAGTTACCGAATGAAGAGTGTTTTGCCGAAGCTTTGAAAGGATTCTATGCATTAAAAGAAAAAGGTGCAATCAAGAAAGATATCTTAACATTAATTGATTTTAGTTTATCATCCAATTCAAAGCGTCTTTGGATCATTGATTTGGCAACCGATCAAATACTTTTTCAATCTTTAGTTGCTCACGGAAGAAACACAGGAGAGGAATTCGCTAATAACTTTTCCAATTCTCCAGAATCTTTCAAAAGCAGTTTAGGCTTCTATGTAACAGGAGAAGTGTATAATGGAAAACACGGCATCTCACTAAAACTGGATGGTTTAGAAAAAGGTATAAATGATTCTGCACGCAAAAGAGCCGTTGTCGTTCATGGCGCCGATTATGTTTCGGAATCATTTATAAAACAACACAACCGATTAGGAAGAAGTCAGGGATGCCCGGCAGTTCCTGTTGAATTTGCATCTGAAATTATTTCAATGATAAAAGACCAATCCTGTTTGTACATCTATCATCCTTCTTTAAACAACTTGAAACAACCCAGACTAATTTCGTAA
- a CDS encoding DUF5916 domain-containing protein, with amino-acid sequence MKKYFFFCFLLFSTLIYSQKKSLQTKFTTEKITLDGKLDEATWQSVPVATDFVMFQPDNGKAIPYNKRTEVRILFDNEAIYVGALMYDDEPNKILRELTKRDDFGASDFFGVFINGYNDGQQNFEFFVNAGDGQADCLATDNNGEDYSWDAVWDSKAVITDFGWVVEMRIPYAALRFSSESKQKWGVNFFREISRDRQKYSWNLIDNKIGTFTQQNGTVEGIENIKTPTRLFFLPYASFYTYANADQKTYGELKGGLDIKYGINDAFTLDAMLIPDFGQTKYDDRILNLSPFEQQFNENRAFFTEGTDLFSKGNLFYSRRIGGSPSSSPETKTNEEVIESPSTVDLYNATKISGRTKSGLGIGYLNAVTQKTYAVIKDTITQETRRVLVEPLTNYNVLVFDQRFHKNSSATLINTNVTREGSFRDGNVTGLVWDLNTAKNTYNLAGNFKYSYVNDIEDKKKGINSLLSFSKTSGKYRYYVESNLVTKDFDNNDLGINFETNYYSFYGNTSYRILNPTKRFNSFNTNVNAYTQFQKKTGKLQSDQINWNVNTTSKKNHYVGFGLQYRPVETYNYYEPRSEGRYSIDPTRFGGWFSISTNYNKKFAFDFNPSFAYLNEPGRDSYGFYLSPRYRFSDHLAVNYEFNFFRQNNNKGYVDNSSNNDALPPDMIIYANRDVINYTNTLNGKYSLNSKMNFNLSARYYWSYTENKNFYELENNGRLSSYDSYTENKNQNLITWNLDVSYNWWFAPGSQMTILYRSNAAKYDNLINKDFGNNYTSLLNNEDLSHVVSISVKYFIDYNRVKNIF; translated from the coding sequence ATGAAAAAGTATTTCTTCTTTTGTTTTCTTTTATTCTCAACTTTGATATATAGTCAGAAGAAATCTTTGCAAACAAAATTTACTACTGAAAAAATAACTTTAGATGGGAAACTGGATGAAGCAACCTGGCAATCTGTTCCTGTTGCTACTGATTTTGTTATGTTTCAACCAGACAACGGTAAAGCAATTCCTTATAACAAAAGAACTGAGGTTAGGATTTTGTTTGATAACGAAGCGATTTATGTTGGTGCTTTGATGTATGACGATGAACCAAATAAAATTTTGCGTGAATTAACCAAAAGAGATGATTTTGGTGCTTCCGATTTTTTTGGCGTGTTCATCAATGGTTATAACGATGGACAGCAAAATTTTGAATTTTTTGTAAATGCCGGTGACGGTCAAGCCGATTGTTTGGCGACAGATAACAATGGAGAAGATTATTCCTGGGATGCTGTTTGGGACAGTAAGGCAGTTATTACGGATTTTGGATGGGTTGTAGAAATGAGGATTCCTTATGCTGCATTACGATTTTCGAGCGAAAGCAAACAAAAATGGGGTGTTAACTTTTTCAGGGAAATAAGTAGGGATCGCCAAAAATATTCATGGAATTTAATCGATAACAAAATAGGAACATTTACCCAACAAAATGGAACAGTTGAGGGAATTGAAAATATAAAAACACCTACGAGACTTTTCTTTTTGCCATATGCTTCTTTTTATACGTATGCTAATGCTGACCAAAAAACCTATGGAGAACTAAAAGGAGGTTTGGATATTAAATATGGAATAAATGATGCTTTCACACTTGATGCGATGCTAATTCCTGATTTTGGACAAACCAAATACGATGATCGAATACTTAATTTGAGTCCGTTCGAACAGCAATTTAATGAAAATCGTGCTTTTTTTACCGAAGGAACTGATTTATTCAGCAAAGGAAATCTTTTTTATTCCCGAAGAATAGGTGGTTCACCTTCCTCTAGTCCTGAGACAAAAACTAATGAAGAAGTAATAGAAAGTCCATCAACTGTAGATCTTTATAATGCTACAAAAATTTCAGGAAGAACAAAAAGCGGATTGGGAATTGGATATCTTAATGCGGTTACCCAAAAGACATATGCCGTTATTAAGGACACAATCACTCAGGAAACCCGACGTGTTTTGGTAGAACCGTTGACTAATTACAATGTCTTGGTTTTTGATCAGCGTTTTCATAAAAATTCTTCGGCAACCTTAATCAATACAAATGTTACCCGAGAAGGATCTTTTAGAGATGGAAATGTGACAGGATTGGTATGGGATTTAAACACGGCCAAAAACACTTATAACTTAGCCGGAAATTTTAAATACAGTTATGTCAACGATATTGAAGATAAGAAAAAAGGGATCAATTCCTTATTGAGTTTTTCTAAAACAAGCGGCAAATATCGTTATTATGTTGAAAGTAATTTGGTTACTAAGGATTTTGATAACAACGATTTGGGAATCAATTTTGAAACCAATTATTATAGTTTTTATGGGAATACCAGTTATCGTATTCTTAACCCAACCAAAAGATTCAATTCTTTCAATACCAATGTCAATGCTTATACCCAATTTCAAAAGAAAACTGGAAAGTTGCAATCAGATCAGATTAATTGGAATGTGAACACCACTTCAAAGAAGAATCACTATGTGGGTTTTGGGTTGCAGTATCGCCCTGTTGAGACTTACAATTATTACGAACCCAGATCTGAAGGTCGTTACAGTATTGATCCTACTCGTTTTGGAGGTTGGTTTTCGATATCAACAAATTATAACAAAAAATTTGCTTTCGATTTTAATCCATCTTTTGCGTACTTAAATGAACCGGGCAGGGATTCGTATGGATTTTATCTGAGTCCGAGATACCGTTTTAGCGATCATTTGGCAGTAAACTATGAATTTAATTTTTTCCGCCAAAACAATAACAAAGGCTATGTTGATAATAGTTCCAATAATGATGCTTTGCCTCCGGATATGATAATTTATGCCAATCGTGATGTGATTAATTATACCAATACGCTCAATGGAAAATATTCACTGAACAGTAAAATGAATTTTAATCTTTCTGCCCGTTATTATTGGTCATATACCGAGAACAAAAACTTTTATGAACTTGAAAACAATGGTAGGTTGAGTTCTTATGATAGTTATACCGAGAACAAAAATCAAAATCTGATTACCTGGAATTTGGATGTGTCTTATAATTGGTGGTTTGCCCCAGGAAGTCAAATGACTATTTTGTACCGAAGCAATGCTGCAAAATATGATAATTTGATCAATAAGGATTTTGGAAATAATTATACCAGTTTACTTAATAACGAAGATTTAAGTCATGTTGTGTCTATAAGCGTGAAGTACTTCATCGATTATAATCGAGTTAAAAATATTTTTTAG
- a CDS encoding DUF5916 domain-containing protein: MTKIRNSIVFFVIICTSLLLHGQKKTLNVKSIASKISIDGKISEDTWNSAEIATDFVMYQPDNGKLISENKKTEVRVVYDNDAIYIAATLYDENPAKIKKEITNRDVFGVSDYFAIFINGFNDGQQDFRFYVTSAGVQLDCIATEDNKDFSWDAIWDSKAVITDKGWVVEMKIPYAAIRFPNSNKQTWGINFLRNIQRDVQVYSWNRIDTKIGAELTQNGLLEGIENIKTPTRLFFIPYASVYYQKDKFQSDKTFKGGVDIKYGINDAFTLDAILVPDFGQTKFDNAILNLEPFEQQLNENRPFFTEGTELFSKGNLFYSRRIGGYPSSEPELKENEKITDYPSTVDLLNAIKISGRTKNGLGIGFLNALTEKTYATIKDTVAMTTRKEVIEPLANYNIIVLDQRFNQNSSVTFINTNTIRNGSFRDANVAGLLFDLNTKKNSYSLNGDFKYSSVNTIDDYDGYKTALNFEKTSGKIRYQVSGKYISENYDVNDLGLIYYTNYHNAYGNASYRILNPTSVFNTFKVVQEASLEIQNTTGKVQDDYLKATIGASSLKNTYYEFSLLYTPRPTFDFYEPRVYGRYVYVPKRVSSYFGFELNRNHAFTVDATVSFAKFDEDDRDTYGIYINPKYRFNNQFSLEYALDYTDKRNDRGRIDNDDSGIVFAERNREILQNTLTGKFAITNRMSLNLDVRYYWSYADNHEFFTLQDDGYLTPNPSYNLNKNRNFNSWNLDLSYSWWFAPGSEMIVLYRNYALEETNQIEKDLSNNLKNVFNSNLTNIISLSLRYYIDYNVVKNKF; encoded by the coding sequence ATGACCAAAATTAGAAACAGTATTGTTTTTTTTGTAATTATTTGCACAAGCCTACTACTGCACGGTCAAAAAAAGACACTTAATGTGAAATCGATTGCGTCCAAGATTTCCATTGATGGTAAGATTTCGGAAGATACATGGAATTCGGCAGAAATTGCTACGGATTTTGTAATGTATCAACCTGATAACGGTAAGCTGATAAGTGAGAATAAAAAAACAGAGGTAAGAGTAGTTTATGATAATGACGCAATTTATATTGCTGCGACATTATATGACGAAAACCCAGCCAAAATAAAAAAGGAAATCACTAATAGGGATGTTTTCGGTGTGTCTGATTATTTTGCAATATTCATTAATGGATTTAATGACGGGCAACAGGATTTTCGGTTTTATGTAACCTCTGCCGGAGTTCAGTTGGATTGTATTGCTACCGAAGATAATAAAGATTTTTCATGGGATGCTATTTGGGACAGTAAGGCAGTGATAACCGATAAAGGGTGGGTTGTCGAAATGAAAATCCCTTATGCAGCTATACGTTTTCCAAATTCAAATAAACAAACTTGGGGTATCAACTTCCTTAGGAATATACAGCGTGATGTACAGGTGTATTCTTGGAATCGGATTGATACTAAAATTGGAGCGGAATTGACCCAAAACGGATTGTTAGAAGGAATCGAAAACATTAAGACACCAACCCGATTATTCTTCATTCCTTACGCGTCAGTCTACTATCAAAAAGACAAATTTCAATCGGATAAAACATTTAAGGGAGGTGTTGATATCAAATATGGAATCAATGATGCCTTTACTTTGGATGCTATTTTAGTACCTGATTTTGGTCAAACCAAATTTGATAATGCTATTTTGAATCTAGAACCTTTCGAACAACAATTGAATGAAAATCGACCTTTTTTTACAGAAGGAACAGAGCTGTTTTCTAAAGGGAATTTGTTTTATTCCAGAAGGATAGGCGGCTATCCAAGTTCTGAGCCAGAACTGAAGGAAAATGAAAAAATTACCGACTATCCAAGTACTGTTGATTTGCTTAACGCAATTAAAATATCAGGACGTACTAAAAATGGTTTGGGAATAGGTTTTTTGAATGCCCTTACCGAAAAAACATACGCAACCATAAAAGATACCGTAGCTATGACTACCAGAAAAGAAGTCATAGAACCACTTGCCAACTATAATATTATTGTTTTGGATCAGCGGTTCAATCAAAATTCATCGGTTACTTTTATTAATACCAATACTATTCGAAATGGTAGTTTTAGGGATGCTAATGTTGCCGGGCTTTTATTCGATTTGAATACAAAGAAAAACAGTTACAGTCTGAACGGGGATTTTAAATACAGTTCGGTAAATACGATTGATGATTATGACGGTTATAAAACAGCTCTGAATTTTGAAAAGACAAGCGGAAAAATTCGATATCAAGTTTCGGGAAAATACATTTCTGAAAATTATGATGTCAATGATTTAGGACTTATTTATTATACAAACTATCATAATGCTTATGGAAATGCGAGTTATAGAATCTTGAATCCTACCTCTGTTTTCAATACTTTTAAAGTGGTTCAGGAAGCTAGTTTGGAAATCCAAAATACAACAGGAAAAGTTCAGGACGATTATTTAAAGGCAACTATAGGGGCTTCTTCTTTAAAAAATACCTATTATGAATTTTCGTTGCTTTATACTCCAAGACCTACTTTCGATTTTTACGAGCCAAGGGTATATGGACGTTATGTTTATGTTCCAAAAAGAGTATCTTCTTATTTTGGGTTTGAGTTAAACAGGAATCACGCTTTTACAGTTGATGCGACAGTATCATTTGCGAAATTTGATGAAGATGACAGAGATACTTATGGAATTTATATTAATCCGAAATATCGTTTCAATAATCAATTTTCATTGGAGTATGCTTTAGATTATACAGATAAGAGAAATGATAGGGGACGCATAGACAATGATGATTCAGGCATTGTTTTTGCCGAAAGAAATAGAGAAATTCTCCAGAATACACTTACTGGTAAATTTGCTATTACCAATAGAATGTCTCTAAATCTTGATGTTCGTTATTATTGGTCTTATGCTGATAATCATGAGTTTTTTACGTTGCAGGATGATGGCTATCTAACTCCAAATCCAAGCTATAATCTTAATAAAAACAGAAACTTCAATTCCTGGAACTTAGATTTATCGTATTCATGGTGGTTTGCTCCTGGTAGCGAAATGATTGTTTTGTATCGTAATTATGCTTTGGAAGAAACTAATCAAATTGAGAAGGATCTTTCAAATAACTTGAAGAATGTTTTCAATAGCAATTTGACCAATATTATTTCTTTAAGTCTTCGTTATTATATTGATTACAATGTTGTTAAAAATAAATTCTAA
- a CDS encoding TetR/AcrR family transcriptional regulator encodes MNTILSNIKIQVNEKLYVKDPETSDLGKKIIENSILLIDEIGIEHFTFKKLGERIGSNESSIYRYFENKHKLVVYLSSWYWGWMEYKLVFVTTNISNPAEKLQKAITIVTEKITDDLSTKHINEAILNKIIISEFSKTLYTKEVDDDNKEGYFLVYKRVINRLISIIQEVNPDYSYAKSLASSIVEGSLHQHFLTEHLKTITDCNTPETITSFYLDLVNRILSK; translated from the coding sequence ATGAACACTATACTATCAAACATAAAAATTCAAGTCAACGAAAAGCTGTACGTAAAGGATCCCGAGACTTCCGATTTAGGTAAAAAAATAATCGAGAACAGTATTCTTTTAATTGATGAAATCGGGATTGAACATTTCACTTTCAAAAAACTAGGTGAAAGAATTGGCTCCAACGAAAGTTCCATTTATAGGTATTTTGAAAACAAACACAAATTAGTAGTTTATTTATCATCTTGGTATTGGGGATGGATGGAATATAAATTGGTTTTTGTCACAACCAATATTTCAAATCCGGCTGAAAAACTGCAAAAAGCAATAACAATTGTCACGGAAAAAATTACTGATGATCTCAGCACAAAACATATTAATGAAGCTATTTTGAATAAAATAATAATTTCAGAATTTAGCAAAACACTGTACACGAAGGAAGTAGATGACGATAACAAAGAGGGTTATTTTTTGGTTTATAAAAGAGTAATAAACCGGCTTATCAGTATTATACAGGAAGTAAACCCAGATTACAGCTATGCCAAAAGTTTAGCATCAAGTATTGTGGAGGGAAGCTTACATCAGCATTTTTTGACCGAACATCTAAAAACAATCACGGATTGCAATACACCCGAAACTATAACTTCATTTTACTTAGATTTAGTAAACCGGATACTTTCTAAATAA
- a CDS encoding DUF445 domain-containing protein, protein MNTTVEQENSKKEKDLVKMKRSALILLGAAVVLFVIANVYRINWLKALSEAAMVGGIADWFAVVALFRHPLGIPIPHTALIPSNKDKIGENLGDFVSDEFLTREKLEVKIEQFNVAIKASDWLIDDKNAHLVADLIVENVIPGVLKTVDDEEVKGFIHRQFNSQLRKINFSEWIVLGLESLVKSEKQEELVTNILKTLIVELNNNKHLIEEKVKSSTPFLSFGLADKKITEGVFNGLYDFLVEASHKDSSIRKKISEYLIRFIQDLKESPEMQQKVNELVLGFADKKEVQDYINGIWLEIKTAIANDLVQKEKSVIKKGVANMIQSFGKGIQADQLMVDKINNFIKNDVLSVLINNKKMIGDLIASTVKSWDTDEVSKKLELEIGSDLQYIRINGTLVGGLVGLLIYAVECVLHSLVV, encoded by the coding sequence ATGAATACAACGGTAGAACAGGAAAACAGTAAAAAGGAAAAGGATTTGGTTAAAATGAAAAGAAGTGCTTTAATTCTTTTGGGAGCTGCAGTAGTTCTTTTTGTAATTGCCAATGTGTATAGAATTAATTGGCTGAAAGCTTTGAGCGAAGCAGCAATGGTGGGAGGCATCGCCGATTGGTTTGCAGTGGTAGCGTTGTTTAGGCACCCGCTGGGGATTCCGATTCCGCATACAGCTTTGATTCCGAGCAATAAGGACAAAATAGGGGAGAATCTAGGGGATTTTGTTTCTGACGAGTTTTTGACAAGGGAGAAATTAGAAGTAAAAATTGAACAATTTAACGTGGCGATAAAAGCTTCGGACTGGTTGATTGATGATAAAAATGCTCATTTGGTTGCCGATTTAATTGTGGAAAATGTAATTCCGGGAGTTCTGAAAACTGTTGATGACGAGGAAGTAAAGGGTTTTATTCATAGACAGTTCAATAGTCAATTGCGAAAAATAAACTTTAGTGAATGGATTGTCCTTGGTTTAGAATCATTGGTAAAAAGCGAAAAACAAGAGGAATTAGTAACTAATATTTTGAAAACACTAATAGTTGAGCTGAATAATAACAAACATCTGATTGAAGAAAAAGTAAAAAGTTCGACTCCATTTCTTTCTTTTGGCTTAGCCGATAAGAAAATAACTGAAGGTGTTTTTAACGGCTTGTATGATTTTTTGGTGGAGGCAAGCCATAAAGACAGTTCAATTCGGAAAAAAATCAGCGAGTATTTGATACGGTTTATACAAGATTTGAAGGAATCTCCTGAAATGCAGCAAAAAGTAAATGAGTTGGTTCTTGGCTTTGCCGATAAAAAAGAGGTGCAGGATTATATTAATGGGATTTGGCTGGAAATTAAAACGGCTATCGCCAATGATTTGGTACAAAAAGAAAAATCGGTGATAAAGAAAGGTGTTGCGAATATGATTCAGAGTTTTGGAAAAGGAATACAGGCAGACCAATTGATGGTCGATAAGATTAATAATTTTATTAAGAATGATGTGCTTTCGGTGCTTATCAATAATAAAAAAATGATTGGTGACCTGATAGCGTCTACTGTGAAAAGTTGGGATACCGATGAGGTTTCGAAAAAGCTAGAGCTGGAAATAGGAAGCGATCTTCAGTATATCAGAATTAATGGAACTCTCGTTGGAGGTTTGGTTGGGCTTTTGATTTATGCAGTGGAATGTGTACTGCATAGTTTAGTGGTGTAA
- a CDS encoding L,D-transpeptidase family protein: MNKICFFIVFTFLISCKKEPALNSDSTKGGEPTVKTDKEGEVLEIDTMLIAAFKSKSLMDFYRSREDKTVWQSEKNRKIILETIKKCENEGLSPSDYSVLKLEKLEENFNELDEEQQIQYDLLLSYNFEKLLKQLHRGKLNPKNLYYNWDLRIEDPDVTLILNNALEKDSLAAVIEKCKPQAITYNKLIEALEIINKLPEDKTQSLDTAYVMKHNHSKKGMIDVKKKLIYWKDLETNDSLTAFYDDKTFEAVKKFQTRHGLLSDGVIGKSTIKALNFTKEDRKHQIIANLERWRWYAKSFAPNYVLINIPDYSLKVVEDQNVTMTKRIVVGKRKRRTPVLTSVLQTVVFNPTWTVPPTILKEDIVPEMIKDRNYLKKMGIGIFDSDSNEVNPSKWDSTRPRGYRYIQKPGYNNALGVVKINFPNRFSVYMHDTNHRDLFERNFRSLSSGCVRIEEPLELVELLLDNPDKYSREKMDSIIDKKKTLYIKIIKRYAVYQWYWTAWSENGELFFVDDIYNLDADLYAQLRN; encoded by the coding sequence ATGAATAAAATTTGTTTTTTTATTGTTTTTACGTTTTTAATAAGTTGCAAAAAAGAGCCAGCCCTAAATTCGGACTCTACAAAAGGAGGTGAACCTACAGTCAAAACAGACAAAGAAGGAGAAGTTCTTGAAATTGACACTATGTTGATTGCTGCTTTTAAAAGTAAATCGCTCATGGATTTTTACAGGTCCAGAGAGGATAAAACCGTATGGCAGTCTGAAAAAAACAGAAAAATAATTCTTGAAACGATTAAGAAATGTGAAAATGAAGGGTTGAGCCCCTCGGATTACAGTGTCTTAAAATTAGAAAAGTTGGAGGAAAATTTCAATGAATTAGACGAAGAGCAACAAATACAATATGATTTATTGCTTTCCTATAACTTTGAAAAACTCTTGAAACAGCTCCATCGAGGAAAATTGAATCCAAAGAATTTGTATTATAATTGGGATTTGCGAATAGAAGATCCGGATGTGACATTGATTTTGAATAATGCTTTGGAAAAAGATTCTTTGGCTGCTGTAATAGAGAAATGCAAGCCTCAAGCTATAACTTACAATAAATTGATAGAGGCATTGGAAATCATTAATAAACTTCCAGAAGATAAGACACAGTCTTTGGATACGGCTTATGTGATGAAGCACAATCATTCAAAAAAGGGAATGATCGACGTCAAAAAGAAATTGATCTATTGGAAGGATTTAGAAACTAACGACAGCCTGACGGCTTTTTATGACGATAAGACATTTGAAGCAGTGAAAAAATTCCAAACCAGACATGGATTATTGTCTGACGGAGTTATTGGTAAAAGCACCATAAAAGCCCTAAATTTTACCAAAGAAGACAGGAAGCATCAGATCATTGCCAATTTAGAGCGATGGAGATGGTATGCCAAATCATTTGCTCCCAATTATGTTCTAATTAATATTCCTGATTATAGCCTGAAAGTAGTCGAAGACCAAAATGTTACTATGACTAAACGCATAGTTGTAGGGAAAAGAAAAAGGAGAACACCGGTATTGACCTCAGTTTTACAGACAGTTGTTTTTAATCCGACCTGGACAGTTCCTCCGACTATTTTGAAAGAAGATATTGTTCCTGAAATGATCAAAGACCGAAACTATTTGAAAAAAATGGGTATCGGAATTTTTGATTCTGATAGTAATGAAGTGAATCCGTCAAAATGGGATTCGACCAGGCCAAGAGGCTATCGTTACATTCAAAAACCGGGTTATAATAATGCGCTTGGAGTCGTTAAAATTAATTTTCCAAACCGATTCAGTGTTTATATGCACGATACCAATCATCGTGATTTGTTTGAACGAAACTTTCGATCACTGAGTTCCGGTTGTGTGCGTATTGAAGAACCTTTGGAATTGGTCGAGCTTTTATTGGATAATCCTGATAAATATTCCAGAGAAAAAATGGATTCTATTATCGACAAAAAGAAGACTCTTTATATCAAAATAATTAAGCGTTATGCTGTATATCAATGGTATTGGACGGCATGGAGTGAAAACGGAGAATTGTTTTTTGTGGATGATATCTACAATTTGGACGCCGATTTATATGCCCAATTACGAAATTAG
- a CDS encoding GNAT family N-acetyltransferase encodes MINIEKITDLETYSVRHVVLRKGKPIETCKFEGDDLPSTSHFGYYINDDLVGIISVFKTNNNSFSDDIQYQIRGMAVLESYQKKGIGESLVKHCEIYCNEQQADLIWFNARTAAVGFYEKLGYVKVGEAFEIKDVGEHYLMVKSI; translated from the coding sequence ATGATAAACATTGAAAAAATAACCGATTTAGAGACTTATTCCGTAAGGCATGTTGTTCTTAGAAAGGGAAAACCAATTGAAACTTGTAAATTTGAAGGGGATGATTTACCTTCTACGAGCCATTTTGGATATTATATAAATGACGATTTGGTTGGGATTATATCAGTTTTCAAAACAAATAATAACAGTTTTTCAGATGATATTCAATACCAAATCCGAGGAATGGCCGTTTTAGAATCATATCAAAAAAAAGGAATCGGAGAATCATTGGTTAAACATTGTGAAATATACTGCAATGAACAACAAGCCGATTTAATTTGGTTTAACGCCAGAACAGCGGCTGTTGGCTTTTATGAAAAATTAGGCTACGTCAAAGTTGGGGAAGCCTTTGAAATAAAAGATGTTGGTGAACATTACTTAATGGTAAAAAGCATTTGA